From Planococcus halocryophilus, the proteins below share one genomic window:
- a CDS encoding SPFH domain-containing protein: protein MGFFGNQFSDVVEWEEFREDMIFWKWNNNEVKKGSKLIIRPGQDAIFMNNGKIEGIFEDEGEYDIESEIVPFLSTLKGFRFGFNSGMRVEVLFVNTKEFTVRWGTQNPINIPSPQLPGGMPIRANGTFQFKVSDYIGLIDKIAGVRSSYLVEDVKIRITAILDQLLMRWISKEGKDMFNLQANAHEIGQGIQDDLNMQLMDDGMKVTRFQVMSFNYPKEIQDMINKSASHGMVGDVSKYQQISVADAMGKSTGSNTASDMAGMMMGMNIAKEMMDDQKEAGTNKQQSTASTRNDSSSQTTSGEKTVPKFCPNCGQKNEGANFCPNCGQKLA, encoded by the coding sequence CAATTTTCAGATGTAGTGGAGTGGGAAGAATTTAGAGAAGATATGATCTTTTGGAAATGGAACAATAATGAAGTGAAAAAAGGCAGTAAGCTCATTATTCGTCCTGGCCAAGACGCTATCTTTATGAATAACGGCAAAATCGAAGGGATTTTTGAAGACGAAGGCGAGTACGATATCGAATCAGAAATCGTGCCATTCTTATCGACTTTAAAAGGCTTCCGTTTTGGTTTTAATAGTGGTATGCGTGTTGAGGTACTGTTTGTAAATACAAAAGAATTTACTGTCAGATGGGGGACGCAAAACCCAATCAATATCCCATCACCACAGCTTCCAGGCGGCATGCCAATTCGTGCGAATGGTACATTCCAGTTTAAAGTAAGCGATTATATTGGCTTGATCGATAAAATTGCGGGAGTCCGAAGCAGTTATTTAGTGGAGGATGTAAAGATCCGGATCACGGCGATTCTGGATCAACTCTTAATGCGGTGGATTAGTAAAGAAGGGAAAGATATGTTCAACTTGCAGGCCAATGCGCATGAAATTGGACAAGGCATTCAAGACGACTTAAATATGCAGTTAATGGATGACGGCATGAAAGTGACGCGTTTCCAAGTGATGAGCTTTAACTATCCGAAGGAAATTCAAGATATGATCAATAAAAGTGCGTCGCATGGCATGGTCGGCGACGTCTCGAAATACCAACAAATTTCTGTGGCAGACGCCATGGGCAAATCAACTGGGTCGAATACCGCCTCAGATATGGCCGGCATGATGATGGGCATGAACATTGCGAAAGAAATGATGGACGACCAAAAAGAGGCAGGTACCAACAAACAGCAAAGTACTGCTTCAACGAGAAATGATTCAAGCAGTCAAACAACAAGTGGTGAAAAAACGGTGCCGAAATTCTGTCCAAACTGCGGACAAAAAAATGAAGGTGCAAATTTCTGTCCAAACTGTGGGCAAAAATTAGCTTAA